From Zea mays cultivar B73 chromosome 3, Zm-B73-REFERENCE-NAM-5.0, whole genome shotgun sequence:
ATAGAAAACTTCGAAATGCAGACTAGAAGAAATTCGAGGAACGTTTTGAAGCAAGGCTCAGTAGTTGGAAGGGCAAACACCTCACAATTGGAGGAAGATTGATATTGATAAACTCAGTCCTCAGTAGCCTTCCAATGTATATGATGTCCTTTTTTTTCTATACCAAAGGGGGTTATTAAAAGCTTGATTATTTTAGATCTAGATTTTTCTGGCAAGGCGATGAAAATAAGAAAAAATACCGGCTTGTTAAGTGGATTATTTTATCCCAACCCAAATATGAGGGAGGGGGGGCTCGAGATACATGATCTAAACATTAAAATTTTAGCTCTGTTAGGCAAGTGGCTTTTTAAGCTTTTAACAACAGATGGCACTTGGCAAAAATTAATTCGCAATAAATACTTGGCTTCTAAACCACTAGTGGAGGTAGAGTGGAAACAATGAGATTCACATTTTTGGTCCAGTTTAATGAAAGCAAAGCAAGAATTCCTTCGCTTTGGATCTTTCATCATTAATGATGGACCACAAGTTAGATTTTGGGAAGTTATTTGGCTAGGAAATTCTTCTCTTAAAGATCAGTATCCTGGACTGTATAATATAACTAGATCCAAATTCATTACTATTGTGGAGGCTCTACGAACAAACCCGCCCGACTTCATTTGGCAGAGGGATCTTTTTGAACCTAAGCTAGTAGCGTGGAATGAATTGCTATCACGTTTGACTAACTTTTCTCTGGCACAAGGGCATGATAAGTTTCATTGGAATTTTAATCCAAATGGACAATTCTCAGTGAAATCCTTTTATCAAGCCATGATAAGAACACCGGTTCCAAATGCAAACAAAAATTTATGAAAAATAAGAGCACCGCTGAAAATAAAGATTTTCCTATAATATTTACGAAGGGGTGTGATTCTCACCAAGGATAATCTAGCAAAGCGAAACTGGCATGGAAACAAAACCTGTTGTTTTTGTCTCCAAGATGAGACAATTAGACACATGTTCTTTGATGTCGTTTTGCTCAAGCAGTTTGGAGTATAGTCAAAGTGGCCCTTAATCTTAACGTACCTCAGTGTCGATCACATGTTTGGAGGTTGGCTAGTTAATGTGGATAAAAATCTAAATTCTTTGGCCCGGGCTGGAGCTCTATGTTGGGCCATATGGCTTAAAAGAAATGCCATTGTTTTTAAAAATCCAAATTATTTTTCTCCAGTGCAGTTTATCTTCTCTACTATCCATTGGTTACATATGTGGACTGGGTTGCAGAAGCAAGGCTCACGGGCTATGGTTGCAGCGCTTTGCAATAGTTAATGCTTGTGGCCAAGGAGTGTTTTATCCAGGCATGCACATGGATGGCGGTATAATCTTAGGCTTGATAGTCATTAGAGTTGAGCTACCAAAGTTTGTTTTCCCTTGACTCTTGGACGGCTttcttgttttaatattgttagcCTCTAGAGCTAAGTTGGTTAGAGCCTTAGGGCTGTGCTAGGTGCTTCTTTTTTTTAGGCTGTGTGCGTTGCAGAGGCCGGAAGTTTTTATCTCCAAGAACTTTGTATCATCTTGATGTTCTGACTTGGTTTAATTTTATCTTCCATAATAGAAAAAAATGAATGACGTTGTTAGTGTAAGCAGCATTGTTCTTGTCTGAAACTTAAATTCAGAAACGAAGTGACTGCTACGTACCGAAGGCATAACCAATCATTAAGCAGAGGAAGTATCCATCTGTCAAGTCCTTGCCGTGTGTTCTGTCATATCTACAGTTCAGCTGCAGCTAGTAAGTTTCAGGCGAAGAAACAAGGACTAGGGCTCTTTGTTCTTACAGATGATTAGCTGAAACTGTGTGGATGAACTCAGAGCCCACTCGATGTACCTCACCTGAAACTGAAAGCAACAAGCAGTCCGGGGAAGAGAATGTCCCCGAACCCAATCATGTCGTACCCATTCCACGAATCGAACTCCTTCGGCATCTTCAGTACCATGGGGAGGCTCGGCCCGTCATCGCTGCCACGAGCAACCTGGATTTTCAGTTCGGCTGTGATCAGCTCACGACCGACATGATGCGTTCACTAGCCATCTGTAGTCTGATTCGGAACTCACTGTGATCATGACGCTTTTCTTGAATATGAGGGGTGATATGAAGACCCAGAAAATGTCGTAGAAAAAGGCCGAGACAAGGAGCGCCGACGCAACCTGAGGGAAACAATTATCTGAAGCTAGTCAGAGAAAAACAATCTCTGGTGAAGGAGATGATTTTATTCGTCTCAAGCTCGTACTTTTATATTTGGCATGTGCACCACTTGCAGTACTAGAATCATCATGCAGATGCCCTGAACGAAGACGAAGAAGCGTGTCGTCATCAGTCACTGGCGACGAAGACGCCGGCCGATGCAAAATAATGAGAGCAGAACGAACCCACACTAGCTAGGCCCCCCTTGCTTACCatgaggttctgaccaacccaagCAACCGGCGAGTCCTGGTGTGCAGCCCAGGTGACGGCGAAGATGAAGGCCAGCGGCAGGACCACTAGCGTGACCACCTTCACGTTTCCTAGAGCAGGAAGCTTCACTTTGGCCTCGCGACACCGCTGGCATAGTCTGCAACACGCAGGCAGACGACGCAAGAACTGGCTAGGCCCAAGAATTGCAGAGCAAACAGGCAGTTATCATGCAGTACGTAGGTGCACACACCTGACAACGAGAGAAGATACCACGAATTCCATACCCTGGGCCCAAGCAGACGAGAAGTCAGAGATAGTGTGCATCAATCAGCTGAAGCAGCATTCGGATTCTTGGGTACGCATCACCTGGAGACTCCCGAGGCAGAAGAGGCAAACCAGGAGCCAGGCGGACCAGTTGGAgttgaagaagaagaggaagagaaGGACGAGCGAGGACGTGACGATGAACACGAGCGCCGTATTGGCTTGCAGCTCCACGACCTCGGCGTCGGGGTTCTCCTCCCCACCCAGGGAGACGTCGCCCTGCTTGGTAGGCTACAACAACAAAGGCAGCCGTTGCCAACATGCACATTTTCACTCCAGCACGTAGAGACTCCGCCCGGCCCGATTCGGTTCGTTTTGTGCGCGCGTAGTGTACGTATACGTACCTCTTCTCCGACGACGACGACAGTCCACACGGAAGCGCAGGCCACCGTGCCGACGGCCATCATCCAGAGGAAAGGTATGGCGCCATCGAAGGACGGCTTCAGCGGCGCGTACATGAGAATGTCGACTGCACCAAATTAAAAGGATAACCAAATCATATcgtcatgcatgcatgcatggatgAAAACGCGTACATGGCACTGGGAAGGGATCGCGCTAGCTATCTCTCACCCTTGGACCCGTCCCCGATGGCCGACTGCACCTTGTCGCCGGCGGACTTGGACACCATGACGACGGGGATGCCGATGTTGGGCGGCGAGTCCTTGTCGGAGCAGACCATCCTCTGCAGGTCGTCCTCGTCGTTGACGAGGAGCAACGCCACGGCGCCGCCGGCCTCGGCCGCCTTGGCCTTCTCGATGAACGTGCACTCCCCGCGCACAGCCACGGCGACGGAGCCCGCGAGCGGCGTCGACGACTTGGCGCAGCCGCTCTCGGGGCTGGGCACGGCGGCCCGCTGCTTCTCGTCGTCGGGCGCCGCGTCCGGCAGGACCGCGCCGAACCTCGCGCTGATCCCCGTAAGGCTGCTCCGCTCGTCGCCGTCCACCCAGTACGTCACTTTCACCTTCTGCAGCGTGTTGTCGCATCCGGGGAACTTGGGCGAGGTGCCGTCGTCGAACTCCGAACCAGTGCCGGCGCCGGCGGCGGGGGCAGCGAGGAGGACGACGGAGAGGAGGAGGACGCGGGGAGGGAAGGTCCGGAGCGCCATTGCGGTGCCGGCTTGCCGCGCGCGGGGAGGCGGGAGCCAAGCCGTCGTGCGCGCGTCGTCCGCCCCTGCCGCTGCGAGTCAAGCGGGCCTCAGCGCCAGCGGCATGCATGCACGCATCACCCAAGGCGCCGTGTTTGTAGCTAGGTATTGCTATTGTACGGCATTATTCCATATTTAGATGTAACCTTTGCTGCTATTTCCCGTTTCCAGTGTCTCGCCTCTGATCCCTTCGTCATCTGTTCTTGTAATTGGGGGTGGCTGACGACACTCACCCGATCCTGTCTTCTCTCTGGTCGAAATCTTTTCTTCTTGTATGCATGCGGAATCTTTCTTCTTGTATGCATAGATCAGACTTTTATTGGGAAGGACACTATACGATATTCAGAATGAGTAG
This genomic window contains:
- the LOC100384029 gene encoding Signal peptide peptidase-like 3 precursor, whose amino-acid sequence is MALRTFPPRVLLLSVVLLAAPAAGAGTGSEFDDGTSPKFPGCDNTLQKVKVTYWVDGDERSSLTGISARFGAVLPDAAPDDEKQRAAVPSPESGCAKSSTPLAGSVAVAVRGECTFIEKAKAAEAGGAVALLLVNDEDDLQRMVCSDKDSPPNIGIPVVMVSKSAGDKVQSAIGDGSKVDILMYAPLKPSFDGAIPFLWMMAVGTVACASVWTVVVVGEEPTKQGDVSLGGEENPDAEVVELQANTALVFIVTSSLVLLFLFFFNSNWSAWLLVCLFCLGSLQGMEFVVSSLVVRLCQRCREAKVKLPALGNVKVVTLVVLPLAFIFAVTWAAHQDSPVAWVGQNLMGICMMILVLQVVHMPNIKVASALLVSAFFYDIFWVFISPLIFKKSVMITVARGSDDGPSLPMVLKMPKEFDSWNGYDMIGFGDILFPGLLVAFSFRYDRTHGKDLTDGYFLCLMIGYAFGLSCTYVGLYLMNSGQPALLYLVPSTLGVIVLLGARRGELGQLWNAKV